One Pseudomonas brassicacearum genomic region harbors:
- a CDS encoding XRE family transcriptional regulator → MAKKFSDLMARRSPDSQARAQALYQTLRAEMPLHELRQAQELSQEALAKALHINQAAVSKMERRTDMYISTLRNYIRAMGGELEIIATFPEGQVRIENFSHPTP, encoded by the coding sequence ATGGCTAAGAAATTTTCCGACTTGATGGCGCGTCGGTCGCCTGACTCCCAGGCTCGTGCACAGGCTCTGTATCAGACGTTGCGTGCAGAAATGCCGTTGCACGAGTTGCGCCAGGCGCAGGAGTTGAGCCAGGAGGCCTTGGCCAAGGCACTGCATATCAACCAGGCGGCAGTCTCGAAAATGGAGCGCCGGACGGATATGTACATCAGCACGTTGCGAAATTACATCCGGGCCATGGGAGGGGAATTGGAGATTATCGCGACCTTTCCAGAGGGGCAGGTCAGGATCGAAAATTTCTCCCATCCAACACCGTAA
- a CDS encoding flavin monoamine oxidase family protein translates to MNKHNRHPADGKKPITIFGPDFPFAFDDWIEHPAGLGSIPAHNHGAEVAIVGAGIAGLVAAYELMKLGLKPVVYEASKMGGRLRSQAFNGAEGVIAELGGMRFPVSSTAFYHYVDKLGLETKPFPNPLTPASGSTVIDLEGQTYYAQKLADLPALFQEVADAWADALEDGSRFGEIQQAIRDRDVPRLKELWNTLVPLWDDRTFYDFVATSKAFAKLSFQHREVFGQVGFGTGGWDSDFPNSMLEIFRVVMTNCDDHQHLVVGGVEQVPHGIWSHVPERCVHWPVGTSLSSLHLGAPRSGVKRIARAADGRFSVTDVWDNTREYAAVLVTCQSWLLTTQIECEEALFSQKMWMALDRTRYMQSSKTFVMVDRPFWKDKDPETGRDLMSMTLTDRLTRGTYLFDNGDDKPGVICLSYSWMSDALKMLPHPVEKRVKLALDALKKIYPKVDIAARIIGDPITVSWEADPHFLGAFKGALPGHYRYNQRMYAHFMQDDMPAEQRGIFIAGDDVSWTPAWVEGAVQTSLNAVWGIMKHFGGETHAENPGPGDVFHEIGPIALPE, encoded by the coding sequence ATGAACAAGCACAATCGCCACCCCGCAGACGGTAAGAAGCCCATCACCATTTTCGGGCCGGACTTTCCTTTCGCCTTTGACGACTGGATCGAACATCCGGCTGGCCTGGGCAGTATTCCGGCGCACAACCACGGTGCGGAAGTGGCGATCGTCGGCGCCGGTATCGCTGGGCTGGTGGCGGCCTACGAGTTGATGAAGCTGGGCCTCAAGCCGGTGGTCTACGAAGCATCGAAAATGGGCGGGCGCCTGCGCTCACAAGCGTTCAACGGCGCCGAAGGGGTGATCGCCGAGTTGGGCGGCATGCGTTTTCCGGTCTCATCCACAGCGTTCTACCACTACGTCGACAAGCTTGGCCTTGAGACAAAACCGTTCCCCAACCCGCTGACCCCGGCCTCGGGCAGTACTGTCATCGATCTGGAAGGCCAGACCTACTACGCACAGAAATTGGCGGACCTTCCGGCATTGTTCCAGGAAGTCGCCGACGCCTGGGCCGATGCACTGGAAGACGGTTCGCGCTTCGGTGAAATCCAGCAGGCGATTCGCGACCGCGACGTGCCACGTCTCAAGGAGCTGTGGAACACCCTGGTGCCACTGTGGGACGACCGCACCTTCTACGACTTCGTCGCCACCTCCAAGGCGTTCGCCAAGCTCTCCTTCCAGCACCGCGAAGTGTTCGGCCAGGTCGGCTTCGGCACCGGCGGCTGGGACTCGGACTTCCCCAATTCGATGCTGGAAATCTTCCGCGTCGTGATGACCAACTGCGACGACCATCAGCATCTGGTGGTCGGCGGCGTCGAGCAGGTGCCCCACGGCATCTGGAGCCACGTGCCGGAACGCTGCGTGCACTGGCCGGTGGGGACCAGCCTCAGTTCCCTGCACCTGGGCGCGCCCCGCAGCGGCGTGAAGCGCATCGCCCGCGCTGCAGATGGTCGCTTCAGCGTGACGGACGTCTGGGACAACACCCGCGAATACGCCGCAGTGCTGGTCACCTGCCAGAGCTGGCTGCTGACCACCCAGATCGAGTGTGAAGAGGCGCTGTTCTCGCAAAAAATGTGGATGGCCCTGGACCGCACTCGCTACATGCAATCGTCGAAGACTTTCGTGATGGTCGACCGCCCGTTCTGGAAAGACAAGGACCCGGAAACCGGCCGCGACCTGATGAGCATGACCCTCACTGATCGCCTCACCCGTGGCACTTACCTGTTCGACAACGGCGATGACAAACCGGGGGTGATCTGCCTGTCGTACTCCTGGATGAGCGATGCGCTGAAAATGCTGCCGCATCCGGTGGAGAAACGCGTGAAGCTGGCCCTCGATGCCCTGAAAAAAATCTACCCCAAGGTGGACATTGCCGCGCGGATCATCGGCGATCCGATCACCGTGTCCTGGGAAGCCGACCCGCATTTCCTCGGTGCATTCAAGGGCGCCCTGCCCGGCCACTATCGCTACAACCAGCGCATGTACGCGCATTTCATGCAGGACGACATGCCGGCCGAACAACGCGGGATCTTTATCGCCGGCGATGACGTCTCATGGACACCAGCCTGGGTCGAAGGCGCGGTACAGACCTCGCTCAATGCCGTGTGGGGAATCATGAAGCACTTCGGCGGTGAAACTCACGCCGAGAACCCGGGTCCAGGAGATGTGTTCCACGAGATCGGTCCGATCGCCCTGCCCGAATAA
- the pqqF gene encoding pyrroloquinoline quinone biosynthesis protein PqqF, whose amino-acid sequence MPAPDFLHSHTETLANGLQVTLRHVPGLKRSAAVLRIAAGSHDVPLAWPGLAHFLEHLFFLGTERFPTGENLMAYVQRHGGQINARTSERTTDFFFELPPAAFTGGLERLEDMLAHPRLDEADQLREREVLHAEFIAWSQDAAAQQQLALHDGLSAAHPLRGFHAGNRDTLAVSQPGFQAALHGFYRTFYQCGQMTLSLAGPQSVEALKALAEQFGGNLPEGKRVARSSPPKLMESPLGGYQQLREGCLDLLFAFEDLPAASPQALDFLCTWLSSSKPGGLLATLRQRGLADSLKATPLYAFAGQALLHIEFKLDNDQASNEIQPLLHDWLGFFAAQDDWAPLRAEFTALLQRRQETGTALQLARWDSEQREGPLSENDLVRLREILKQLHPVDTVTGQWQLPAPNPFLQSANEPPRAGLIRGQTSAHRGLRTFAQDRSRGRRERSPMQFSQALPNDSREGAVYLRWRLATEAPLDLQARLDRHLQDLREDARQAGVDVTFEPVGNQWLLKLVGLQAPLPLVLEHILTQLDEPLPMVQPRTEVPLMPIRHLLKELPKHCQQNVQPPALPLPDSMWATARWDGLAIGLSTATQAAMGSALARVPGMADQDIEPTTPSRQPIWHSLQTHGDEQAVLLFCPAPTQALPDAAAWRLLAQLSQTPLYQRLRVELQLGYAVFSGLRQINGQTGVLFGVQSPNASAGQLITHVEHFLNGLPELIQQIDDSTLDRQQQALAAQLQIDTLPCAQAAELLWQGKLAGLPSDYLQSLADAIVLVDREQLLNAARQLIDAEGGRYCLATGDCPGSPWQVAD is encoded by the coding sequence ATGCCGGCCCCCGATTTCCTCCACTCTCACACTGAAACCCTGGCCAACGGCTTGCAGGTCACATTGCGCCATGTGCCCGGCCTCAAACGCAGCGCTGCGGTACTTCGGATCGCAGCCGGCAGCCATGATGTGCCCTTGGCCTGGCCGGGCTTGGCGCACTTCCTCGAGCATCTTTTCTTCCTCGGCACCGAGCGATTTCCTACAGGAGAGAATCTGATGGCCTACGTGCAGCGGCACGGTGGCCAGATCAATGCTCGCACCAGCGAACGGACCACGGACTTTTTCTTCGAACTGCCGCCCGCCGCCTTCACTGGCGGGCTGGAGCGGCTCGAGGACATGCTCGCTCATCCGCGCCTGGATGAAGCCGATCAGTTGCGGGAACGGGAAGTCCTGCACGCGGAGTTCATTGCCTGGTCCCAGGACGCGGCAGCCCAGCAACAGCTGGCCCTGCATGACGGACTGTCGGCGGCTCATCCGCTGCGCGGCTTTCACGCGGGCAATCGCGACACCCTTGCCGTGTCACAACCTGGATTCCAAGCGGCCTTGCACGGGTTCTATCGAACGTTCTACCAGTGCGGTCAAATGACCCTGAGCCTGGCCGGCCCGCAGAGCGTCGAAGCGTTGAAAGCACTGGCCGAACAGTTCGGCGGCAACCTGCCGGAGGGCAAAAGGGTTGCCAGGTCGTCGCCCCCGAAGCTGATGGAATCGCCATTGGGTGGTTATCAACAACTGCGCGAAGGCTGTCTCGATCTACTGTTCGCCTTCGAAGACTTACCCGCCGCGTCGCCTCAAGCCCTGGATTTTCTCTGTACGTGGCTGAGCTCCAGCAAACCGGGCGGCCTGCTCGCCACGCTGCGTCAGCGCGGCCTGGCCGACAGTCTCAAGGCCACGCCGCTGTATGCGTTTGCCGGCCAGGCGCTGCTGCACATCGAGTTCAAGCTCGACAACGATCAAGCGTCGAACGAAATCCAGCCGTTGCTGCACGATTGGCTAGGCTTTTTTGCCGCCCAGGACGACTGGGCACCGTTGCGCGCGGAATTCACCGCGCTGCTGCAGCGTCGGCAAGAGACCGGCACGGCGCTGCAATTGGCGCGTTGGGACAGTGAACAACGCGAAGGACCGCTGTCGGAAAACGACCTCGTAAGGCTCAGGGAAATCCTCAAGCAATTGCACCCTGTCGATACCGTCACCGGACAATGGCAGCTGCCCGCGCCCAACCCGTTCCTGCAATCGGCAAACGAGCCACCTCGCGCCGGCTTGATACGCGGCCAGACCAGCGCCCATCGCGGTTTGCGCACCTTCGCCCAGGATCGCTCCCGGGGTCGTCGGGAACGCTCGCCGATGCAGTTCAGCCAGGCGCTGCCAAACGACAGCCGAGAAGGCGCGGTGTATCTGCGTTGGCGGCTGGCGACCGAGGCACCGCTCGACCTTCAAGCCAGGCTCGACCGGCATTTGCAGGATCTGCGCGAGGATGCCCGTCAGGCTGGCGTGGATGTCACCTTCGAACCCGTTGGCAACCAATGGCTGCTGAAGCTGGTGGGCTTGCAGGCCCCCCTGCCGCTGGTACTCGAGCACATTCTGACCCAGCTGGACGAACCGCTGCCGATGGTCCAGCCCAGGACTGAAGTACCCCTGATGCCGATTCGGCACCTGCTGAAGGAATTGCCGAAGCATTGCCAGCAAAACGTGCAGCCTCCGGCCTTGCCGCTGCCCGACAGCATGTGGGCGACGGCCCGGTGGGATGGCTTGGCCATCGGCCTGTCGACGGCCACCCAGGCCGCCATGGGCTCCGCGCTGGCCCGGGTGCCCGGCATGGCCGACCAGGACATCGAACCGACGACACCTTCCAGACAACCTATCTGGCACAGCCTCCAGACCCACGGTGATGAACAGGCCGTATTGCTGTTCTGCCCCGCGCCAACCCAGGCCTTGCCCGACGCAGCGGCGTGGCGGTTACTGGCGCAGCTAAGCCAGACCCCGCTTTACCAGCGCTTGCGGGTTGAGTTGCAGTTGGGCTATGCGGTGTTCAGTGGGCTGAGGCAGATCAATGGGCAAACCGGCGTGTTGTTTGGCGTGCAATCGCCCAACGCCTCGGCGGGGCAGTTGATCACCCACGTCGAACACTTCCTGAACGGGTTACCGGAACTGATCCAGCAGATCGACGACTCGACCCTGGACCGCCAGCAGCAAGCCCTCGCCGCGCAGCTTCAGATCGACACCCTGCCCTGTGCCCAGGCGGCCGAGCTGCTCTGGCAGGGCAAACTGGCCGGCCTCCCGTCGGATTATCTCCAATCGTTAGCCGACGCCATCGTGCTTGTGGATCGCGAACAGCTACTCAATGCCGCCAGGCAGTTGATTGACGCTGAAGGTGGCCGGTATTGCCTGGCCACCGGGGACTGCCCAGGATCGCCCTGGCAAGTGGCGGATTGA
- the pqqA gene encoding pyrroloquinoline quinone precursor peptide PqqA, which produces MSWSKPAYIDLRIGFEVTMYFASR; this is translated from the coding sequence ATGTCCTGGTCCAAACCCGCATATATCGACCTGCGTATCGGTTTCGAAGTCACCATGTACTTCGCCAGCCGTTGA
- a CDS encoding type II toxin-antitoxin system RelE/ParE family toxin: protein MKWDVEYTDEFERWWNRLCESEQDSVQASVMLLGDTGPYLGFPHTSDIKGSRHGNLRELRVQYAGRPYRVLYAFDPRRCAILLIGGDKTGQGRWYQEYVPLAERLYDEHLEVLKREGFDNG from the coding sequence ATGAAATGGGACGTTGAGTACACAGACGAATTTGAGAGGTGGTGGAACCGTCTCTGTGAATCTGAGCAAGATTCGGTACAGGCCTCGGTAATGCTGCTCGGCGACACCGGGCCGTATCTGGGCTTTCCTCACACCAGTGATATCAAAGGTTCGCGTCATGGCAACCTTCGTGAGTTACGAGTGCAATACGCAGGTAGGCCTTATCGTGTGCTCTATGCGTTTGATCCCCGCCGCTGCGCCATCCTGCTGATCGGGGGAGACAAAACCGGCCAGGGCCGTTGGTATCAGGAATATGTGCCTTTGGCCGAACGCCTCTATGACGAGCATTTGGAAGTATTGAAGAGAGAGGGCTTTGACAATGGCTAA
- a CDS encoding carbon-nitrogen hydrolase family protein has translation MRVALYQCPPLPLDPAGNLQRLHQVALEARGADVLVLPEMFMTGYNIGVDAVNVLAEVYNGEWAQQIGRIAKAAGLAIVYGYPERSEDGQIYNAVQLIDAQGERLANYRKSHLFGDLDHAMFSAGDSALPIVELNGWKLGFLICYDLEFPENARRLALAGAELILVPTANMQPYEFIADVTVRARAIENQCFVAYANYCGHEGELQYCGQSSIAAPDGSRPALAGLDEALIVGELDRQLMENARAAYNYLHDRRPDLYGDLHKH, from the coding sequence ATGCGTGTAGCCCTTTATCAATGCCCACCGCTGCCACTGGATCCGGCCGGCAACCTGCAACGCCTGCATCAAGTGGCGCTGGAGGCCAGGGGCGCCGATGTGTTGGTGCTGCCGGAGATGTTCATGACCGGCTACAACATCGGCGTCGACGCGGTGAATGTATTGGCCGAGGTCTACAACGGCGAATGGGCGCAGCAGATCGGCCGCATCGCCAAGGCAGCTGGCCTGGCGATTGTCTATGGCTACCCTGAGCGAAGCGAAGACGGGCAGATCTACAACGCGGTGCAACTGATCGACGCCCAGGGCGAGCGTCTGGCCAACTACCGCAAGAGCCATCTGTTCGGTGACCTCGATCATGCCATGTTCAGCGCTGGCGACTCAGCGCTGCCCATCGTGGAACTCAATGGCTGGAAGCTCGGCTTCCTGATCTGCTACGACCTGGAGTTCCCGGAAAACGCCCGCCGCCTGGCCCTGGCCGGTGCCGAACTGATCCTGGTGCCGACGGCCAACATGCAACCCTACGAGTTCATCGCCGATGTCACCGTGCGCGCCCGGGCCATCGAGAACCAGTGTTTCGTGGCCTATGCCAATTACTGCGGTCACGAAGGTGAATTGCAGTATTGCGGCCAAAGCAGCATCGCCGCACCGGATGGCAGCCGCCCTGCGCTGGCCGGGTTGGACGAGGCTTTGATCGTCGGTGAGCTGGACCGGCAGTTGATGGAAAACGCCCGAGCGGCCTATAACTACTTGCACGATCGTCGTCCCGATCTTTACGGCGACTTGCACAAGCATTGA
- a CDS encoding Lrp/AsnC family transcriptional regulator, giving the protein MPDTRPPVLDEIDRQLIAALQINARESVAMLARQLGIARTTVTSRLARLEKTKVITGYGVRLGQRVIDGGLQAYVGIKVQPRSGKDVLRRLSAMAQVQQLCAVSGEFDYVAWLRTDSPEQLDQLLDQIGSVDGVDKTTTSIILSSKIDRGQPV; this is encoded by the coding sequence TTGCCTGACACTCGCCCTCCCGTCCTCGACGAAATCGACCGCCAACTGATCGCGGCCCTGCAAATCAATGCCCGGGAAAGCGTCGCCATGCTGGCCCGGCAGTTGGGCATCGCCCGGACGACCGTAACCTCGCGCCTGGCGCGGCTGGAAAAAACCAAAGTCATTACCGGATACGGCGTGCGGCTGGGACAACGGGTGATTGATGGGGGTTTGCAGGCTTACGTGGGCATCAAGGTGCAACCGCGCTCCGGCAAGGATGTGCTGCGACGCTTGAGCGCCATGGCCCAGGTCCAGCAGCTGTGTGCGGTGAGTGGTGAATTCGATTACGTGGCCTGGCTGCGTACCGATTCACCGGAGCAACTGGATCAGTTGCTGGACCAGATCGGCAGTGTCGATGGCGTGGATAAGACCACCACCTCGATCATTCTCAGCAGCAAGATCGATCGGGGGCAGCCGGTCTAG